The nucleotide sequence CTGCCGCTGCTGATCCTCACGCCCGTGCTCGTGCCCGAGTCGAAGGACCCGGCGCCGGGGCCGATCGACGGGATCGCGATCCTGCTGTCGCTCGCGACGGTCGCGCCCATCGTCTACGCGATCAAGACATTCGCGACCGAGGGCGTCACGCCGCTCGCGATCGCGGCGCCCGTCGTGGGCGTGGTCGCCGGCATCCTCTTCGTGCGCCGCATGTCCCGCGCGCGGAACCCCATGCTCGACGTCGCGCTGTTCCGCGAGCCGGTCTTCACGGGTGCGGTGCTCGTCAACCTGCTGAGCGTCGTCTCGCTCGTCGGCTTCCTCTTCTTCGTCACGCAGCACCTGCAGCTGGTCGCGGGGCTCGATCCGCTCGCGGCGGGCTTCGCGCTCATCCCCGGATCCGTGGTCGTCATCGTCTCGGGGCTCGTGATCGTGCCGATCGTGGCGCGGGCCCGGCCGTCGCGCGTGGTCGCGATAGCGCTCGCGTTCTCCGCGGTCGCCTACGTGATCCTCGCGGTCACGGGCAAGGGCGCGTCCGTCGGGCTCCTGGTCTTCGCGTTCTGCCTGCTCGGCGCGGGCATCGGCGCGTCGCAGACCATCTCGAACGACCTGATCATCGCGGCCGTCCCGCCGGCGAAGGCCGGCGCGGCGTCCGCGGTGTCGGAGACGGCGTACGAGGTGGGCGCGGTGCTCGGCACGGCTGTCCTCGGCAGCATCCTGACGGCCAGCTACCGCACGGGCCTCGTCCTCCCCGCCGGACTCTCCGAGGGGGATGCGTCCGCGGCCCGGGAGACGCTCGGGGGAGCGGTCTCGGTCGCCGAGCGCGTGCCGGCCGACGTGGGATCCGCGCTGCTCGAGTCGGCGCACCAGGCGTTCGACGGCGGCGTGGTGACCACCTCGATCATCGGCGCCCTGCTCATGGTCGGCGCGATCGTCATCTCGCTCACGAGCCTCCGCCGCGCCAGCTCGCACGACTGAGCCCGACCCTTCACATGCGTCGGGCCCGTCACCTCGCGAGGTGACGGGCCCGATGCGTGCGGGAGGGGATCAGACGACGTTGTCGTCCGAGCGCTCGCTGCGCGTGATGCGCTGGCCGGTGGCGGGGTCGATGCGCGTGCGCGTCTCGCTGACGGCCGTGCGGCGGCGGGCGAGGAGCGCGACGCCGATGATGATGACGAGCGCGCCGCCGCCCATGAGGATGTAGCCGACGAGCTGGAGGTCGACGCCGGGGACGGTGATGTCGACCGCGAACGCGAGGATCGCCCCGAGGACGACGAGGAAGATGCCGAGGCCGATGCTCATGGTGTGTCCTTCTGTCGCGCGGTCGGGTCGGCACAGCCTAGCGAGCGGTGCCCCGCGACGGACAGGTAGCCTGTCCGGAAACCCACCGAGCCCCGGGAGGATCCATGCCCCGCACCATCTCGCTCGCCGTCGTCCCCGGGGACGGCATCGGTCCGGAGGTCGTCCACGAGGCCCTCCGCGTGCTCCGGGAGGCGGTCCCCGCCGACGTGTCGCTCGACACCACGCAGTACCCGTTCGGCGCCGGCCACTTCCTCGAGACGGGGGAGATCCTCACCGACTCCGACCTGACGGCCCTCGCCCAGCACGACGCGATCCTCCTCGGCGCGGTCGGCGGCGACCCCCGCGACGCGCGCCTCGCGGGCGGCATCATCGAGCGCGGCCTGCTGCTCAAGCTCCGCTTCGCGTTCGACCACTACATCAACCTGCGGCCGACCACCCTGCTGCCCGGCGTGACCTCCCCCCTGGCGGCTCCCGGCGAGGTCGACTTCGTCGTCGTCCGCGAGGGCACCGAGGGCCCGTACGCCGGCAACGGCGGCGTGCTCCGCCGCGGCACCGAGCACGAGATCGCGACCGAGGTGTCCGTGAACACGGCGCACGGCGTCGAGCGCACGGTGCGGTTCGCCTTCGACCTGGCCTCGAAGCGCGACCGCAAGCGCGTCACCCTCGTGCACAAGACGAACGTGCTGACCTTCGCGGGATCCCTGTGGCAGCGCACCGTCGACCGCGTCGCCGCCGAGCACCCCGACGTCACGGTCGACTACCTGCACGTCGACGCCACGATGATCTTCCTGGTCACCGACCCGTCCCGCTTCGACGTCATCGTGTCCGACAACCTGTTCGGCGACATCATCACCGACCTCGCGGCGGCCATCTCGGGCGGCATCGGCCTCGCCGCGTCCGGGAACGTCAACCCCACGGGCGCGTTCCCGAGCATGTTCGAGCCGGTGCACGGATCCGCGCCCGACATCGCCGGCCAGCAGAAGGCCGACCCGACCGCGGCGATCCTGTCGGTGGCGCTCCTGCTCGACCACCTCGGCCTGCCGGACGCCGCCGCGCGCGTCACGGCCGCGGTCTCCGCCGACCTCGCCGCGCGCGCCGCGGGCGACGCCGCACCCCGATCCACCGCGGAGGTCGGCGACGCCGTCATCCGCGCCCTCTCCACGAACCACTGAAGGACCCCATGAGCACCACCAGCAGCACAGCCTCCACCAGCGGCACAGCCTCCACCGCCTTCCCCCTGTCCTTCGAGCAGACCCCGTCGGAGACCGCCCGTGCCGACGCCGAGCGGGAGGCGATCCTCGCCGACCCGGGCTTCGGCAAGCACTTCACGGACCACATGGTCCAGATCGACTGGACGCTCGACGCCGGCTGGCACGACGCCCGCGTCGTCCCGTACGGGCCGCTCCAGCTGGATCCCGCCGCGAGCGTCCTGCACTACGGCCAGGAGATCTTCGAGGGCATGAAGGCGTACCGCCACGCCGACGGATCCGTGTGGACCTTCCGCCCCGACCGCAACGCCGCCCGCCTCCAGCGCTCGGCCCGCCGTCTGGCGCTGCCGGAGCTGCCCACCGAGGACTTCGTCGAGTCGGTGCGCCAGCTGGTCCGCGCCGACCTCGACTGGGTGCCGTCGGCGCCCGAGCAGAGCCTGTACCTGCGCCCGTTCATGATCGCCAACGAGAGCTTCCTCGGGGTCCGCGCCGCCCAGCGCGTGGGCTACTACGTCATCGCGAGCCCCGCGGGCGCGTACTTCACGGGCGGCGTCGCGCCGGTCTCCATCTGGCTGTCCACCCAGTACTCCCGGGCGGGCAAGGGCGGCACGGGCGCCGCGAAGTGCGGCGGCAACTACGCAGCCTCGCTCCTCCCGCAGGCCGAGGCCGCATCGCACGGCTGCGCGCAGGTGCTCTTCCTCGACTCCGAGGAGGGCCGCTACCTCGAGGAGCTCGGCGGCATGAACATCGTGCTGGTCTACAGGGACGGCCGG is from Clavibacter sp. A6099 and encodes:
- a CDS encoding MFS transporter; translation: MSTPRTASVPVTAVTGRAGRRQWAALVVLMLPVLLVSIDNTVLSFAMPSIARDLEPSGAAQLWVIDAYPLVLAGLLVAMGNMGDRYGRRRLLMIGAAGFGVVSALAAFATDASQLIAARAALGFFGAMLMPSTLSLLRSIFTDRKQRRLAIAIWASGFSGGSALGPLVGGVLLEHFWWGSVFLVAVPVLLPLLILTPVLVPESKDPAPGPIDGIAILLSLATVAPIVYAIKTFATEGVTPLAIAAPVVGVVAGILFVRRMSRARNPMLDVALFREPVFTGAVLVNLLSVVSLVGFLFFVTQHLQLVAGLDPLAAGFALIPGSVVVIVSGLVIVPIVARARPSRVVAIALAFSAVAYVILAVTGKGASVGLLVFAFCLLGAGIGASQTISNDLIIAAVPPAKAGAASAVSETAYEVGAVLGTAVLGSILTASYRTGLVLPAGLSEGDASAARETLGGAVSVAERVPADVGSALLESAHQAFDGGVVTTSIIGALLMVGAIVISLTSLRRASSHD
- a CDS encoding DUF6458 family protein; translation: MSIGLGIFLVVLGAILAFAVDITVPGVDLQLVGYILMGGGALVIIIGVALLARRRTAVSETRTRIDPATGQRITRSERSDDNVV
- a CDS encoding 3-isopropylmalate dehydrogenase; the encoded protein is MPRTISLAVVPGDGIGPEVVHEALRVLREAVPADVSLDTTQYPFGAGHFLETGEILTDSDLTALAQHDAILLGAVGGDPRDARLAGGIIERGLLLKLRFAFDHYINLRPTTLLPGVTSPLAAPGEVDFVVVREGTEGPYAGNGGVLRRGTEHEIATEVSVNTAHGVERTVRFAFDLASKRDRKRVTLVHKTNVLTFAGSLWQRTVDRVAAEHPDVTVDYLHVDATMIFLVTDPSRFDVIVSDNLFGDIITDLAAAISGGIGLAASGNVNPTGAFPSMFEPVHGSAPDIAGQQKADPTAAILSVALLLDHLGLPDAAARVTAAVSADLAARAAGDAAPRSTAEVGDAVIRALSTNH
- a CDS encoding branched-chain amino acid aminotransferase, which codes for MSTTSSTASTSGTASTAFPLSFEQTPSETARADAEREAILADPGFGKHFTDHMVQIDWTLDAGWHDARVVPYGPLQLDPAASVLHYGQEIFEGMKAYRHADGSVWTFRPDRNAARLQRSARRLALPELPTEDFVESVRQLVRADLDWVPSAPEQSLYLRPFMIANESFLGVRAAQRVGYYVIASPAGAYFTGGVAPVSIWLSTQYSRAGKGGTGAAKCGGNYAASLLPQAEAASHGCAQVLFLDSEEGRYLEELGGMNIVLVYRDGRLVTPDSESILEGITRDSILELARDRGLTVEKRRVELSEWVDGVASGEITEVFACGTAAVITPIGRLMGEGLDVGDIDAPAGELTMSLRQELTDIQYGRIPDRHGWLTRLDA